In a genomic window of Allomeiothermus silvanus DSM 9946:
- a CDS encoding integrase core domain-containing protein, protein MQFTTVGREIWRGARQAQRLAEANASDPEVQERLRKLRLVKALRESKKSWKEIQDLVGISRATYHRWQKALKEKGLAGLKPRSRRPKHLRTKVHWTPGLLIRIETLRKENPTWGRWSIWLTLRKEGFQMSERTVGRILAYLEKHRRIESVAGYLARTQRGKLKRRVNRPYAKRKPRGYEARAPGDLVQVDTLTLTLGPGSMVKHFSAIDLHSRFVLAEVHSRATAKLSEGFLSLLLARAPFPIRAIQVDGGSEFMAEFEEACCALGIALFVLPPRSPKLNGHVERMQRTFKEEFYTRPLPTPLSELQAELDTYLDYYNRRRPHMALGGLAPLEFLAKMQEESVPQRVSNVLTDYKFLT, encoded by the coding sequence CCGACTGGTCAAAGCCCTGCGTGAAAGTAAAAAGAGCTGGAAGGAGATCCAGGACCTGGTCGGGATCAGCCGGGCCACCTACCACCGCTGGCAAAAAGCCCTAAAAGAAAAGGGCCTGGCTGGACTCAAACCCCGCTCCCGCCGCCCTAAGCACCTGCGCACAAAGGTCCACTGGACCCCAGGGCTGCTCATTAGAATAGAAACTCTCCGCAAGGAAAACCCCACCTGGGGACGCTGGTCCATCTGGCTTACCCTCCGCAAGGAGGGTTTCCAGATGAGCGAACGCACGGTGGGGCGCATCCTGGCCTACCTGGAGAAGCACCGACGTATCGAGAGCGTGGCCGGCTACCTGGCCCGGACTCAAAGAGGGAAGCTAAAGCGAAGGGTAAACCGGCCCTACGCCAAAAGGAAGCCCCGAGGATACGAGGCCAGGGCTCCTGGGGACCTGGTCCAGGTGGACACCCTCACCCTGACCTTAGGACCGGGAAGCATGGTCAAGCACTTCTCGGCGATTGACCTCCATAGCCGGTTTGTCCTGGCGGAGGTGCACAGCCGGGCCACGGCTAAGCTTTCTGAGGGGTTCTTGTCCTTGCTTCTGGCCAGGGCCCCTTTTCCCATCCGGGCCATCCAGGTGGATGGGGGCAGCGAGTTCATGGCCGAGTTTGAGGAGGCCTGCTGTGCTCTGGGGATTGCCTTGTTTGTGCTACCGCCGAGGAGTCCTAAACTCAATGGTCACGTGGAGCGGATGCAGCGGACCTTCAAGGAGGAGTTCTACACCCGGCCTTTGCCCACCCCGCTCAGCGAGCTGCAGGCAGAGCTGGATACCTACCTGGACTACTACAACCGCCGAAGGCCTCACATGGCCCTGGGGGGTCTTGCTCCGCTGGAGTTTTTGGCTAAGATGCAAGAGGAGTCGGTTCCTCAAAGAGTCTCAAATGTGTTGACCGATTACAAGTTCTTGACCTGA
- a CDS encoding IS701-like element ISMesi2 family transposase, whose protein sequence is MLSQASPKGVMPMNPPKCDDLDYIHFLIAAQRVFTCTEAARCSPKEKSPPAHDAFTRLLQRQPPDTAALWQEAKAFVKLREGLLILDDTTLDKPYARDMDLVSYHWSGKHQRVVRGIALMTLLWTEGQALIPCDFRVYDKPQDGKSKNDHFQTMLQKAKERGFQPEYVLMDSWYASLENLKAIVSFGWRFLTRLKGNRLVNPEGKGNVPIREVEIPGEGRVVHLRGFGFVRVFRTLSKDGEAEYWATNHLGMSEEKRAELERQGWGIEVYHRGLKQCCGVERAQVRKAVSILRHLLLALRAFLRLEVYRLRRGVSWYEAKASIVREAIRSYLAHPLHILQPTA, encoded by the coding sequence GTGCTTAGCCAAGCTTCTCCAAAGGGGGTGATGCCCATGAACCCACCGAAGTGCGATGACCTGGACTACATCCACTTTCTCATCGCCGCTCAGCGGGTCTTCACCTGTACCGAGGCCGCTCGCTGTAGTCCAAAGGAGAAGAGCCCTCCCGCCCATGATGCCTTTACCCGCCTGCTGCAAAGACAGCCGCCCGACACGGCGGCGCTGTGGCAGGAGGCCAAGGCCTTCGTGAAGCTCAGGGAGGGGCTGCTGATCCTGGACGACACCACCCTGGATAAGCCCTACGCTCGGGACATGGATCTGGTGAGTTACCACTGGAGCGGCAAACACCAAAGGGTGGTTAGGGGCATCGCCCTCATGACCCTGCTGTGGACGGAGGGGCAGGCCCTGATCCCCTGCGACTTTCGGGTCTACGACAAGCCCCAGGATGGGAAGAGCAAAAACGACCACTTTCAGACCATGCTCCAGAAAGCGAAGGAGCGGGGGTTTCAGCCGGAATATGTCCTGATGGACAGCTGGTATGCCAGCTTGGAGAACCTCAAGGCCATAGTCAGCTTTGGCTGGCGGTTTCTGACGCGGCTGAAGGGCAACCGCCTGGTCAACCCGGAGGGGAAGGGAAATGTACCCATCCGTGAGGTGGAAATCCCTGGGGAGGGGAGGGTGGTTCATCTTCGGGGTTTTGGGTTCGTGAGGGTGTTCCGAACGCTCTCCAAGGACGGGGAGGCGGAGTACTGGGCCACGAACCATCTGGGGATGAGCGAAGAGAAGCGGGCGGAGTTAGAGCGGCAAGGATGGGGGATCGAAGTGTACCATCGGGGGCTCAAGCAGTGCTGTGGGGTGGAGCGGGCCCAGGTGAGGAAGGCGGTCTCCATCCTGCGGCACCTCCTCCTGGCTTTGCGGGCCTTCCTCCGGCTGGAGGTCTACCGGCTGCGCAGGGGGGTGAGCTGGTACGAGGCCAAGGCGTCCATTGTTCGCGAGGCAATACGAAGTTATCTCGCCCATCCCCTCCACATCCTTCAGCCAACTGCGTAA
- a CDS encoding regulatory protein RecX: MTNGPQGVRLSAKQPLWYASPWRCASSLGLQALTFLPGGRIHRPQRISTPLDGISSYAEGYIRLNQGRWGVGKLRQALRAKGVSVEVIEGVLADLEPQTDPVAEALELLERYPSRYRGEKAKAMRFLLNRGFPLSAALAAWERYSRMPNPER, translated from the coding sequence ATGACGAACGGGCCTCAAGGTGTTCGCCTATCGGCGAAGCAGCCACTTTGGTACGCTTCCCCATGGCGGTGTGCCTCCTCCCTCGGGCTTCAAGCCCTCACTTTTTTGCCAGGAGGAAGGATACACCGCCCTCAGCGTATTTCCACACCCCTTGATGGTATCTCGAGCTACGCCGAGGGCTATATCCGGCTCAACCAAGGCCGCTGGGGGGTAGGCAAATTGCGCCAGGCGTTGCGGGCCAAAGGAGTTTCCGTAGAGGTGATCGAGGGGGTGTTGGCTGACCTCGAGCCCCAAACCGACCCGGTGGCCGAGGCTTTAGAGCTGCTCGAGCGCTACCCCAGTCGTTACAGGGGAGAAAAGGCCAAGGCTATGCGCTTTTTGCTCAACCGAGGATTTCCCCTTTCGGCAGCTTTGGCAGCGTGGGAGAGATATAGCCGAATGCCGAACCCCGAACGCTAA
- a CDS encoding type II toxin-antitoxin system RatA family toxin encodes MPHVRSEIFIPKPPAQVYAYAKDLVGLKPYLKDVESLRVLEDTGSHSKSEWVAVAMGKKVRWIEEEEWFDAELRNRFHSPEGDFDVYRGTWTFLPEGEGTRVVLELEYELNIPIFGGLLQKLVLKLMQENCDGLLQGLKDRSLAA; translated from the coding sequence ATGCCGCACGTTCGTTCAGAGATCTTCATCCCTAAACCGCCCGCGCAGGTGTACGCCTATGCCAAGGATTTGGTCGGGCTCAAACCCTACCTGAAGGATGTCGAAAGCCTACGGGTGCTCGAGGATACAGGCTCGCACTCCAAGTCAGAGTGGGTGGCTGTGGCGATGGGCAAGAAGGTGCGCTGGATCGAGGAAGAAGAGTGGTTTGACGCCGAGCTGCGCAACCGCTTTCATAGCCCCGAGGGCGATTTCGACGTGTACCGGGGGACCTGGACCTTTTTACCGGAGGGGGAGGGTACTCGGGTGGTACTGGAACTCGAGTACGAACTTAATATCCCTATCTTTGGCGGACTCTTGCAAAAGCTGGTGCTAAAACTCATGCAGGAAAACTGTGA